The following are encoded together in the Clostridium sp. BJN0013 genome:
- the hisA gene encoding 1-(5-phosphoribosyl)-5-[(5-phosphoribosylamino)methylideneamino]imidazole-4-carboxamide isomerase, whose product MIILPAIDLKGGKCVRLYQGDMDSQEVVAKDPLDTALRFKSEGAEYIHMVDLDGALRGAGENLNIISKVVTSVDVPIEVGGGIRSIETIDEFMKLGVSRVILGTAALNNRKLVIKAVANYGEKIAVGIDAKDGIPAADGWTTFSKTNYVDFGKEMEQIGVQTLIFTDISRDGTLKGANLEQLLKLKNSVKCNVIASGGIKDIEDIKKLKQENVYGAIVGKAIYAKTLSLKEAIEIGRD is encoded by the coding sequence ATGATAATACTTCCCGCAATAGATTTAAAAGGAGGAAAATGCGTTAGATTATACCAGGGAGATATGGATTCACAGGAGGTCGTGGCTAAAGATCCCTTGGATACAGCGTTAAGATTTAAAAGTGAAGGTGCAGAGTATATACATATGGTAGATTTAGATGGAGCCTTAAGGGGAGCTGGTGAAAATTTAAATATAATATCTAAAGTAGTAACGAGTGTAGATGTGCCTATAGAAGTTGGTGGAGGTATAAGGAGTATAGAAACAATAGATGAATTTATGAAATTAGGCGTTAGTAGAGTAATACTTGGAACGGCAGCCTTAAATAATAGAAAGTTGGTAATAAAAGCAGTAGCAAATTATGGTGAAAAAATTGCTGTAGGGATAGATGCTAAGGATGGTATACCGGCTGCAGATGGCTGGACCACTTTTAGCAAAACAAATTATGTAGATTTTGGAAAAGAAATGGAGCAAATAGGAGTACAAACTTTAATATTTACGGATATAAGCAGGGATGGAACTTTGAAAGGGGCTAATTTAGAACAGCTTTTAAAACTTAAAAATTCAGTTAAATGTAATGTAATAGCCTCCGGAGGTATAAAAGATATAGAAGATATTAAAAAACTTAAGCAGGAGAATGTATATGGTGCTATAGTTGGAAAGGCTATATATGCTAAAACACTTTCTCTAAAAGAAGCTATAGAGATAGGGAGGGATTAA
- a CDS encoding DUF3788 family protein, which translates to MSRLKFRFGSDHGWCYKYCHKNKHICYIFFEKGAFTVIIQIGENQLNKLYNKLDSLSLEGKDTWKNQYPYGKCWLNYRILSNKNLEDIKSIIAIKMNCIKKKVS; encoded by the coding sequence ATTTCTAGACTTAAATTTCGTTTTGGAAGTGACCATGGATGGTGTTATAAATATTGTCATAAAAATAAACATATATGTTATATTTTCTTTGAAAAGGGTGCGTTTACTGTAATTATTCAAATTGGTGAAAATCAATTAAATAAGTTATACAATAAGTTAGATAGTTTATCTTTAGAAGGTAAAGATACATGGAAAAATCAATATCCCTATGGAAAATGTTGGCTAAATTATAGAATCTTAAGCAATAAAAATTTAGAGGATATAAAATCCATTATAGCTATAAAAATGAATTGCATTAAAAAGAAAGTTTCTTAA
- the hisH gene encoding imidazole glycerol phosphate synthase subunit HisH, protein MISIIDYGMGNLKSVKKALKYIGEEAEITSDKNYIENSKGVILPGVGAFPEAMRNLRSKKLDVVIKDVVAKGIPLLGICLGMQLLFDTGEEIEQCEGLGLIPGNITKLHGNIKIPHMGWNSLNIKRKCAMLESIPENSYVYFVHSFYAAIKYEENLNACSFYGVEVPAVVNRRNVYGTQFHPEKSGDVGIKMLENFVKLLDKQN, encoded by the coding sequence TTGATTTCTATTATAGACTATGGAATGGGAAATTTAAAAAGTGTAAAAAAGGCACTGAAATATATAGGTGAAGAGGCGGAAATAACTTCAGATAAAAATTATATAGAAAATAGTAAAGGAGTAATACTACCAGGAGTAGGAGCTTTTCCTGAAGCTATGAGGAATCTAAGAAGCAAAAAACTGGATGTAGTTATAAAAGATGTTGTAGCAAAAGGTATACCACTGCTTGGTATATGTCTTGGGATGCAGCTTTTATTTGATACTGGAGAAGAAATAGAACAGTGTGAGGGATTAGGTCTTATACCGGGAAATATAACTAAACTCCATGGAAATATAAAAATACCTCATATGGGATGGAATAGTTTAAATATAAAAAGAAAATGTGCTATGTTAGAGTCAATTCCAGAGAATAGTTATGTATATTTTGTACATTCTTTTTACGCAGCTATAAAATATGAAGAAAATTTAAATGCTTGTAGTTTTTATGGAGTGGAAGTACCGGCAGTTGTAAATAGGAGAAATGTATATGGAACACAATTTCATCCTGAAAAAAGTGGAGATGTGGGCATTAAGATGTTAGAGAATTTTGTAAAACTTTTAGATAAACAAAATTAG
- a CDS encoding phosphatase PAP2 family protein, producing the protein MKNTKLNIIPLSLMFVIPVINIIYRKLNNPLNGCYNLVTFLDKQVPFIKEFIVIYWAWYPFLVLVLVYFCFNYRNIYYKTMITIILGMLLCYMTYFFFQTTVPRPALYGRDIFISIIKLTYRWDKPFNCFPSIHVLTTYAVIRGCMEGVKNKFNKISINFTGIFIILSTQFVKQHVILDLISAIILAEILYRFVAGFILEKCEMILSNKYININSEQ; encoded by the coding sequence TTGAAAAATACAAAATTAAATATTATACCTCTAAGTCTCATGTTTGTAATACCTGTAATAAATATAATTTATAGAAAATTAAACAATCCTCTCAATGGCTGTTATAATTTAGTCACTTTTTTAGATAAACAGGTGCCCTTTATAAAAGAGTTTATAGTTATATATTGGGCATGGTATCCTTTTTTGGTATTAGTACTGGTATATTTTTGCTTTAACTACAGGAATATTTATTATAAAACTATGATTACTATAATTTTAGGAATGCTTCTGTGTTATATGACCTATTTTTTCTTTCAGACAACAGTACCTAGACCTGCTCTTTATGGCAGGGATATTTTTATAAGTATTATTAAGCTTACCTATAGATGGGATAAGCCTTTTAATTGTTTCCCTAGTATACATGTTTTAACAACTTATGCAGTTATAAGGGGATGTATGGAAGGGGTAAAAAATAAGTTCAATAAAATAAGTATAAATTTTACGGGTATATTTATAATATTATCTACTCAATTTGTAAAACAACATGTAATTTTAGACTTGATTTCTGCTATAATATTAGCAGAGATATTATATAGATTTGTGGCTGGCTTTATCTTAGAAAAATGTGAAATGATACTTTCAAATAAATATATTAATATAAATAGTGAACAATAA
- a CDS encoding histidinol phosphate phosphatase, with product MFDTHIHTIFSTDSNMQIEDAIKCMREKNISVILTEHMDINFPKKDSFCFNVDDYFNSYSKYRGDDLLLGIELGMKEDCFRESSDLIKNNSFDYVLGSVHLVENLDLYYEDYYRGKSKREAYLKYFEVILGNLDKFQFIDSLGHIDYIARYAKFEDKEIYYREFSDIIDEILNKVIKDGKCLELNTRRLDNDISIKNIIDIYKRFNELGGKYITLGSDAHQVEAIGNNFMVAREISQLCNLKIVYFKNRLMEYDKGF from the coding sequence GTGTTTGATACACACATACATACAATTTTTTCTACAGATTCAAATATGCAAATAGAAGATGCAATAAAATGCATGAGAGAAAAAAATATATCAGTTATATTAACAGAACATATGGATATTAATTTTCCCAAAAAAGATTCATTCTGTTTTAATGTAGATGATTATTTTAATTCATATTCTAAATATAGGGGTGATGATTTACTTTTAGGAATAGAGCTTGGCATGAAAGAAGATTGTTTTAGAGAGAGTAGTGATTTAATAAAAAATAATTCCTTTGACTATGTACTTGGGTCAGTCCATTTGGTAGAAAATCTAGATCTTTATTATGAAGATTATTATAGAGGAAAAAGTAAAAGAGAAGCCTATCTTAAGTATTTTGAAGTTATACTGGGTAATTTGGATAAATTTCAATTTATAGATAGTCTAGGGCATATTGATTATATAGCAAGATATGCTAAGTTTGAAGATAAGGAAATATACTACAGGGAATTTTCTGATATAATAGATGAAATATTAAATAAAGTTATAAAAGATGGTAAATGTTTGGAATTAAATACACGAAGGCTTGATAATGATATTTCAATAAAGAATATAATAGATATCTATAAAAGATTCAATGAACTAGGTGGAAAATACATAACACTGGGTTCTGATGCTCATCAGGTTGAAGCTATAGGAAATAATTTTATGGTGGCAAGAGAAATTTCACAGTTGTGCAATTTAAAAATAGTGTATTTTAAAAATAGATTGATGGAATATGATAAAGGTTTTTAG
- the hisI gene encoding phosphoribosyl-AMP cyclohydrolase yields the protein MEKEILKNIDFKKGLIPAVIQDFENGEVLMVAYMNEESLNKTIETGKTWFWSRSRKELWNKGSTSGHYQYVKSINVDCDYDTLLIKVEQIGAACHTGNRSCFYREVY from the coding sequence ATGGAAAAGGAAATTTTAAAAAATATAGATTTTAAAAAAGGGCTTATTCCTGCTGTAATTCAAGATTTTGAAAATGGAGAAGTGCTTATGGTAGCATACATGAATGAAGAATCTTTAAATAAAACTATTGAAACGGGAAAGACCTGGTTCTGGAGTAGATCCAGAAAAGAGTTATGGAATAAAGGGTCTACCTCCGGTCATTATCAATATGTAAAGAGTATAAATGTAGATTGCGATTATGACACACTTTTAATAAAAGTGGAACAAATAGGGGCTGCCTGTCATACTGGAAATAGAAGTTGTTTTTATAGAGAGGTATATTAG
- the hisF gene encoding imidazole glycerol phosphate synthase subunit HisF, whose protein sequence is MLTKRIVPCLDVNMGKVVKGINFVNLKDVGDPVDIAQYYNKQGADEIVFLDITATYEKRKTLIEVVERTGEKVFIPLTVGGGISGIDDFKIILRAGADKISVNSAAIRNPSLIYEAADKFGSQCVVVAIDAKKRSDGQGWDVFIEGGRKNTGIDAIEWVKKVESLGAGEILLTSMDADGTKNGYDIELTKAVAESVNIPVIASGGCGSLEDFYDVFEDTGADAALAASLFHYGELKIKDVKEYLHKKDIPVRL, encoded by the coding sequence ATGCTTACTAAAAGAATAGTTCCATGTCTGGATGTAAATATGGGAAAAGTGGTAAAGGGAATAAACTTTGTAAATTTAAAAGATGTAGGAGATCCTGTAGATATAGCACAGTATTATAATAAACAGGGGGCAGATGAAATAGTATTTTTAGACATTACGGCCACCTATGAAAAGAGGAAGACATTAATTGAGGTAGTGGAGAGAACTGGAGAAAAGGTATTTATTCCTCTTACTGTAGGCGGCGGAATATCAGGTATAGATGATTTTAAAATTATACTACGGGCAGGGGCAGATAAGATATCTGTAAATTCAGCGGCTATAAGAAATCCCAGTTTAATATATGAGGCTGCAGATAAATTTGGCTCTCAATGTGTGGTAGTTGCCATAGATGCAAAAAAAAGATCAGATGGCCAGGGTTGGGATGTATTTATAGAAGGTGGAAGAAAGAATACAGGAATAGATGCCATAGAATGGGTTAAAAAAGTAGAGAGTTTGGGTGCTGGAGAAATACTTCTTACCAGTATGGATGCAGACGGTACTAAAAATGGATACGATATAGAGCTTACTAAAGCAGTTGCTGAATCTGTAAATATTCCTGTAATAGCTTCTGGAGGATGTGGTTCTTTAGAGGATTTTTATGATGTATTTGAAGATACTGGTGCAGACGCAGCCCTTGCAGCCTCTTTGTTTCACTATGGAGAGTTAAAAATAAAGGATGTAAAAGAATATCTTCATAAGAAAGATATTCCTGTAAGATTATAA
- the nifS gene encoding cysteine desulfurase NifS: MDKKVYMDYAATTYTKPEVLEKMIPYFTENFGNPSSLYSMSDIPRKAVDEARGKVAKAINAEKNEVFFTAGGSESDNWILKGIAFGNKNKGNHIITTGIEHHAVIHACNFLEQNGFEVTYLNVDEYGFISLEELEKAIKDTTILVSVMFANNEVGTIQPIKEIGEICKRRKIYFHTDAVQAIGHVDIDVKKMNIDALSMAAHKFYGPKGIGAMYLKKGVKIENLIHGGGQERGKRASTENVPGIVGMGKAIELAVNDLRDEAKRLSYLRDKLITGLMKNIPHTKLNGPKGDKRLPGNVNLSFIGIEGETILLDLNDAGIYASTGSACASGSLDPSHVLLSLGLPHEVAHGSLRLTLGFGTTEEDVDYALKVIPEIVARRRAMSPLWEDFIKSQNKGEKVEQL; the protein is encoded by the coding sequence ATGGATAAAAAGGTGTACATGGATTATGCAGCTACTACTTATACTAAACCAGAAGTGCTAGAAAAGATGATACCTTATTTTACAGAAAATTTTGGTAATCCATCTTCCTTGTATTCTATGTCAGATATTCCAAGAAAAGCTGTGGATGAAGCTAGAGGGAAAGTGGCTAAGGCCATAAATGCAGAAAAGAATGAAGTATTTTTTACTGCAGGAGGTTCAGAAAGTGATAACTGGATATTAAAGGGTATAGCCTTTGGAAATAAAAATAAAGGGAATCATATAATAACTACGGGTATAGAACATCATGCTGTAATACATGCCTGTAATTTTTTAGAACAAAATGGTTTTGAAGTCACCTATTTAAATGTAGATGAATATGGATTTATAAGTCTGGAAGAACTTGAAAAAGCTATTAAAGATACTACAATATTGGTATCCGTGATGTTTGCCAATAATGAAGTGGGTACAATACAGCCTATAAAGGAAATAGGAGAGATTTGCAAAAGGAGAAAAATATATTTTCATACAGATGCAGTTCAGGCCATAGGCCATGTTGATATTGATGTAAAAAAAATGAACATAGATGCCCTTTCTATGGCAGCACATAAATTTTATGGCCCTAAAGGAATAGGGGCAATGTATTTAAAAAAGGGAGTAAAAATTGAAAACTTGATACATGGCGGAGGACAGGAAAGAGGAAAAAGAGCTTCTACGGAGAATGTACCTGGAATAGTTGGTATGGGAAAGGCAATAGAATTGGCTGTTAATGATTTAAGGGATGAAGCTAAAAGATTAAGTTATTTGAGAGATAAACTAATAACTGGACTGATGAAAAATATACCTCATACTAAGTTAAATGGACCTAAAGGTGATAAAAGATTGCCGGGGAATGTTAATTTAAGCTTCATTGGAATAGAAGGAGAAACTATACTTTTGGATTTAAATGATGCAGGTATATATGCGTCTACAGGGAGTGCTTGTGCATCCGGATCTTTAGATCCTTCTCATGTGCTTTTATCTTTGGGATTACCTCATGAAGTGGCACATGGCTCTCTTAGGCTTACATTAGGCTTTGGAACTACAGAGGAAGATGTAGACTATGCACTAAAGGTTATTCCGGAAATAGTAGCAAGAAGGAGGGCGATGTCACCACTTTGGGAAGACTTTATAAAATCGCAAAATAAAGGGGAGAAGGTAGAACAATTATGA
- a CDS encoding replication-associated recombination protein A has protein sequence MDLFDMANERNHKELKPLAERMRPETLEEFIGQEHILGKDKMLYRAIVTDNISSVIFYGPPGVGKTTLARIIANTTKANFYELSAVNSGTADVKKIIKEAENNLKFYSKKTILFIDEIHRFNKAQQDSVLNAVEKGIIILIGVTTENPYFEVNNALLSRSMVFQLENLSEDNVKKALRNAIESPKGFGHLKIEVDPEVFDYFALHSGGDIRKALNALDMAVRTSSKKEDKIFITTKDAKECIQRKITLYDKEGTSHYDTISAFIKSLRGSSPDAAVYYLGKMLDAGEDPMFIARRIVIQASEDVGNADPIALIVATNAMNAVHMIGMPECRYALSQAAIYVASAPKSNASCIAIDSALKDVRSRRDSGIPPYLRDAHYKGAEKSGYGTDYLYPHSYGGFVNQQYLPDSHKNTVYYKPTSNGFESKIKDRLTKLWGKK, from the coding sequence ATGGATTTATTTGATATGGCTAATGAAAGAAATCATAAAGAATTAAAACCTCTGGCTGAAAGAATGAGACCAGAGACTTTAGAAGAATTTATAGGACAGGAACATATTTTAGGTAAAGATAAGATGTTATATAGAGCAATAGTTACAGATAATATTTCTTCAGTAATTTTTTATGGACCACCCGGTGTAGGCAAAACCACATTGGCAAGAATTATAGCCAATACAACAAAAGCGAATTTTTATGAATTGAGTGCTGTAAATTCCGGCACAGCAGATGTAAAAAAGATTATAAAGGAAGCAGAAAACAACTTAAAATTTTATTCTAAAAAGACAATATTATTTATTGATGAAATACACAGATTTAACAAAGCTCAACAGGATAGTGTTTTAAATGCAGTTGAAAAAGGTATAATCATATTGATAGGGGTTACCACAGAAAATCCCTATTTTGAGGTTAACAATGCACTCCTTTCTCGTTCTATGGTTTTTCAATTAGAAAACCTTTCTGAAGATAACGTAAAAAAAGCATTGAGAAATGCCATTGAAAGTCCAAAAGGTTTTGGCCATCTTAAAATAGAAGTAGACCCCGAGGTATTTGATTACTTTGCCCTACACAGCGGCGGTGATATAAGAAAGGCCTTAAATGCTTTGGATATGGCAGTTAGAACTTCATCAAAAAAAGAAGATAAAATTTTTATAACCACAAAAGATGCAAAAGAATGCATCCAGAGGAAAATTACCTTATATGATAAAGAGGGTACATCCCACTATGATACCATCAGCGCTTTTATAAAGTCACTTCGAGGCAGTTCTCCTGATGCAGCAGTATACTATCTTGGAAAAATGCTAGATGCTGGTGAAGACCCCATGTTTATAGCAAGAAGAATTGTTATTCAGGCCTCAGAAGATGTTGGAAATGCTGACCCTATAGCTTTAATAGTAGCCACAAATGCCATGAATGCAGTACATATGATAGGCATGCCAGAATGTAGATACGCATTGTCTCAAGCAGCAATATACGTAGCATCAGCACCAAAATCAAATGCTTCCTGCATTGCAATTGATTCTGCGCTGAAAGATGTTAGAAGTCGCAGAGATTCTGGAATACCCCCTTATTTAAGAGATGCCCATTATAAGGGTGCAGAAAAATCAGGATATGGCACTGATTATCTATATCCACACTCTTACGGTGGATTTGTAAACCAGCAGTATTTACCTGATTCCCATAAAAATACTGTGTATTATAAGCCAACATCCAATGGATTTGAATCTAAAATTAAAGATAGATTAACTAAGCTCTGGGGTAAAAAATAA
- a CDS encoding Rrf2 family transcriptional regulator, with protein sequence MKLSTKGRYGVKAMVDLAVHYGDEPLSIKTISERQGISEYYLEQLFSNLRKSNLIRSIRGSQGGYILNREPRNITVWDIMGVLEGPIEISDCVDDNNESSCNNIDCCATRLLWSRIKDGIDEIMKSTTLQDMVDDYNSMKQNKLKGDK encoded by the coding sequence TTGAAGCTATCCACGAAGGGAAGATATGGAGTGAAAGCTATGGTAGATCTGGCCGTTCACTATGGAGATGAACCTTTATCTATAAAAACTATATCAGAGAGACAGGGTATATCTGAATATTATTTAGAACAATTATTCTCTAATCTTAGAAAATCTAATTTAATTAGGAGTATAAGAGGATCCCAGGGAGGATACATTTTAAATAGAGAACCCAGGAATATAACTGTATGGGATATAATGGGGGTTCTAGAAGGTCCTATAGAAATATCAGATTGTGTAGATGATAATAATGAAAGCTCTTGTAATAATATAGATTGTTGTGCTACTAGGCTTTTGTGGAGTAGGATAAAGGATGGAATAGATGAAATTATGAAGTCCACAACTTTACAAGATATGGTGGATGACTATAATAGTATGAAACAAAACAAACTGAAAGGGGATAAATAA
- the nifU gene encoding Fe-S cluster assembly scaffold protein NifU, whose protein sequence is MYSEKVMDHFRNPRNVGEISDANGIGEVGNPKCGDIMKMYIKVEDNIIKDIKFKTFGCGSAIASSSMATEIIKGKTLEEAWSLTNKAVADALDGLPPVKMHCSVLAEEAIHKAINDYRESQGLEPWKIQTHSETIHEHVHGQ, encoded by the coding sequence ATGTATAGTGAAAAAGTTATGGATCATTTTAGGAATCCAAGAAATGTAGGAGAAATTTCTGATGCAAATGGAATTGGAGAAGTTGGAAATCCAAAGTGTGGAGATATAATGAAGATGTACATAAAAGTTGAAGACAATATAATAAAAGATATAAAATTTAAAACTTTTGGATGTGGATCTGCCATAGCATCTTCTAGTATGGCAACGGAAATTATAAAGGGAAAAACACTAGAAGAGGCATGGAGTCTTACTAATAAGGCAGTGGCAGATGCATTAGATGGACTTCCACCAGTTAAGATGCATTGTTCAGTATTAGCTGAAGAAGCTATTCATAAAGCAATAAATGATTATAGGGAGTCTCAGGGATTAGAACCTTGGAAGATTCAGACTCATTCAGAAACCATTCATGAGCATGTTCATGGACAATAG
- the hisE gene encoding phosphoribosyl-ATP diphosphatase, which translates to MELQSVLEELYNVIKDRKENPIEGSYTNYLFKEGLDKILKKVGEESSEVIIASKNDNKEDKICEICDLIYHVLVLMANENIALEELKKELEKRRQKICNKKLDRKAIEKI; encoded by the coding sequence GTGGAATTACAAAGTGTATTGGAAGAATTATATAATGTCATAAAAGACAGAAAAGAAAATCCTATAGAAGGTTCTTATACCAATTATCTGTTTAAAGAAGGTTTAGATAAGATATTAAAAAAAGTGGGTGAAGAAAGTTCTGAAGTTATAATTGCCAGTAAAAATGATAATAAAGAAGATAAAATTTGTGAGATATGTGATCTTATATACCATGTTTTAGTTTTGATGGCAAATGAAAATATAGCTCTGGAAGAGCTAAAAAAAGAGCTTGAAAAGAGAAGGCAAAAAATATGCAATAAAAAGCTGGACAGAAAAGCCATAGAGAAAATATAA
- a CDS encoding PRC-barrel domain-containing protein, whose translation MYRTRDFILKDVVNLSGSLLGFISDIILNFSDKIVQGFVVTPNNLFKKSLNVFLEDVVSFASIVVVTDTNRKKLLQFSDIKGMNVVNRNGYLIGIVEDILFDKSTFSIKAIILSIGFINNFIDGKKILLIDDLILGEKNLLYRGESENLRFSNSPYKLLDLKEREKV comes from the coding sequence TTGTACAGAACAAGGGATTTTATACTTAAAGATGTAGTTAATCTTTCAGGGAGTCTATTAGGATTTATAAGTGATATAATACTAAATTTTAGTGATAAAATAGTTCAGGGGTTTGTTGTTACCCCTAATAACTTATTTAAGAAGAGTTTAAATGTATTTTTAGAAGATGTGGTAAGTTTTGCATCTATAGTAGTTGTTACTGATACGAATAGAAAGAAACTACTGCAATTTAGCGATATAAAAGGTATGAATGTTGTAAATAGAAATGGATATTTAATTGGTATAGTAGAGGATATATTATTTGATAAGAGTACTTTTTCAATAAAAGCAATTATATTGTCTATAGGATTTATAAATAATTTTATAGACGGAAAAAAAATATTACTTATAGATGATCTGATTTTAGGGGAAAAAAATTTATTATATAGAGGGGAAAGTGAAAATTTAAGATTTTCTAATTCACCTTATAAGTTATTGGACTTAAAAGAGAGGGAAAAAGTATAA
- the hisB gene encoding imidazoleglycerol-phosphate dehydratase HisB translates to MRVGEISRKTYETDIKVKIDLDGKGKYNIDTGIGFFNHMLCMIAKHGIMDMDVYAKGDLDVDFHHTVEDVGICIGKCIKKALGDKRGIKRYGTFFIPMDESLSMSSVDLSGRPYLVFQGKLKNSKVGEMDTELIEEFFRAVAFNAGMTLHIKAFYGKNTHHIIESIFKSFAHALREAVSIDEKIRGTMSTKGMI, encoded by the coding sequence TTGAGAGTAGGAGAAATTTCAAGAAAGACTTATGAAACGGATATAAAAGTTAAAATAGATTTAGACGGAAAAGGAAAATATAATATTGATACGGGTATAGGATTTTTCAATCATATGCTTTGCATGATAGCAAAGCATGGAATTATGGATATGGATGTGTATGCCAAAGGGGATTTGGATGTGGATTTTCATCATACTGTAGAAGATGTGGGAATATGCATTGGAAAATGTATAAAAAAGGCACTAGGGGATAAAAGGGGTATAAAAAGATATGGAACTTTTTTTATACCTATGGATGAAAGTTTATCTATGTCATCTGTAGATTTAAGCGGAAGACCTTATTTAGTTTTTCAAGGGAAGTTAAAAAATTCTAAGGTGGGAGAAATGGATACTGAGCTAATAGAGGAGTTTTTTAGAGCTGTTGCTTTTAATGCTGGGATGACTCTTCATATAAAAGCTTTTTACGGAAAAAATACTCATCACATTATAGAATCAATTTTTAAATCCTTTGCCCATGCTTTAAGAGAAGCAGTATCCATAGATGAAAAAATAAGGGGAACCATGTCCACCAAGGGAATGATTTAA
- a CDS encoding DUF2325 domain-containing protein, translating to MNILIVGGDRLDNIKNKLDKCGINKVNHITGRKKGDKKIEIPKNTDVVLVLTDFIGHNMTEIIKKQSKKNHTLIMFSKRSWVCIEENIKNIFID from the coding sequence ATGAATATTTTAATTGTAGGAGGGGACAGACTTGATAATATTAAAAATAAGCTGGACAAATGTGGAATTAATAAAGTTAATCACATTACAGGTAGAAAAAAAGGAGATAAGAAAATAGAAATTCCTAAAAATACGGATGTAGTATTGGTACTTACAGATTTTATAGGGCATAATATGACTGAAATAATAAAAAAACAATCTAAAAAAAATCATACTTTAATTATGTTCTCAAAACGTTCATGGGTATGTATTGAAGAAAATATAAAAAACATATTTATTGATTAA